The following proteins come from a genomic window of Pichia kudriavzevii chromosome 1, complete sequence:
- a CDS encoding uncharacterized protein (PKUD0A00650; similar to Saccharomyces cerevisiae YOL136C (PFK27); ancestral locus Anc_3.26): MPIHRIHLPSQSTVSMNNLDEYFNPPVLSHTNSMPVHTIHSNNHTHTKSPSHSNDSLNLLKASTKNSLKFSNSSNSSSGVTLANAQSSSSLHSMLSNQTATTEYSPNLIDDECGDLLKIIDLDIDSDRSVPSQYTTDDEHQKIPYNGTLHEDLTSLNSSNLDVDDTDVHTLRDNIRAQFHLEDDESDDNDDGYFDSDIDHHHASMLSPLTKTTTSTDTCGCSHTIDDTITTVIPDYKDESKWNYKEKWAFVLIGLPACGKSTMIHDFMDYVNQNTDGKVRVDSYNAGEIRRAYELEGHHRFDFNDLKSSQKLRDFYAFEALKNLTDFLVNDKTDIGILDATNTTKVRREAIFDYIKKVSKETGVRINPLLLEVKCSNRALRRYNIEQKSKNKDYKAMPHDNAINDFLGRIYRYENSYEKVTIDEIQHLNVKYFGIDNVGDSIYYDCGLDHHDDTRHQNLTFNQIALDLLYRFLISYRTKYAGEYLTKVDEFYTGGHYKPITTHFSKPVSVDDVKNVQKEPSGTINSVVKHENDESNNCDDKVSHTKVQFPKVLSSSRIDLY; the protein is encoded by the coding sequence ATGCCAATACATAGAATCCACTTGCCTTCTCAATCGACGGTATCGATGAATAACTTGGATGAATACTTTAATCCACCTGTCTTGTCACATACAAACTCAATGCCAGTACATACAATTCATTCAAACAATCACACACATACTAAATCGCCTTCACATTCAAATGATTCCCTAAATTTATTAAAAGCATCCACTAAAAACTcactgaaattttcaaattcttcgAATTCCTCCTCAGGAGTCACCCTGGCAAATGCACAATCCTCTTCTTCCCTTCATTCGATGTTATCCAATCAAACGGCAACGACCGAATATTCTCCAAATCTTATAGATGACGAATGCGGCgatttattgaagatcATTGATTTGGACATAGATAGCGACCGAAGCGTACCTTCCCAATACACAACTGATGATGAACATCAGAAAATTCCTTATAATGGTACATTGCATGAAGATTTGACGTCTTTGAATAGTTCCAATCtggatgttgatgataCCGACGTACACACTTTACGTGACAATATCAGGGCCCAGTTCCATTTGGAAGACGACGAGTCTGATGACAACGACGATGGCTACTTTGATTCGGATATTGATCATCACCATGCTTCAATGTTGTCACCCTTGACCAAGACTACGACCTCAACTGACACCTGTGGTTGCTCGCATACAATAGATGATACCATCACTACCGTCATACCCGATTACAAAGATGAATCAAAATGGAACTATAAGGAGAAGTGGGCGTTTGTTTTGATTGGTTTACCCGCTTGcggaaaatcaacaatgatTCATGATTTCATGGATTATGTCAACCAAAATACAGACGGGAAAGTGCGTGTCGACTCTTATAATGCAGGTGAAATCAGAAGGGCCTATGAGCTGGAAGGACATCATAGATTCGACTTTAATGACTTGAAGTCCTCCCAAAAATTGAGAGATTTTTACGCTTTCGAAGCTCTGAAAAATCTAACAGACTTCTTGGTTAATGATAAAACCGATATCGGTATATTGGATGCAACTAATACAACCAAGGTAAGAAGAGAGGCTATTTTTGATTACATAAAGAAAGTCTCCAAAGAAACAGGTGTTCGAATCAACCCTCTTCTATTAGAAGTTAAGTGTTCAAATAGAGCATTAAGAAGGTATAACATTGAACAAAAGtctaaaaataaagacTATAAAGCAATGCCGCATGATAATGCAATCAACGATTTCCTAGGTAGAATTTACAGATACGAAAACTCCTATGAAAAGGTCactattgatgaaatccaGCATTTAAACGTTAAATATTTCGGTATTGATAATGTTGGTGACTCGATTTATTATGACTGTGGTTTGGATCACCACGACGATACTCGACATCAAAATCTGACTTTTAACCAAATTGCTTTAGACTTACTCTATAGATTTTTGATTAGCTATAGAACAAAATATGCCGGAGAATATCTTACCAAAGTAGATGAATTTTACACTGGTGGGCATTATAAACCGATCACTACACATTTCTCAAAACCCGTATCTGTTGACGATGTCAAAAACGTTCAGAAGGAACCTTCAGGTACCATCAACTCTGTTGTTAAACACGAAAATGACGAATCAAATAATTGTGATGACAAGGTTTCGCACACTAAAGTacaatttccaaaagttttatcatcatcaagaATTGAcctttattga
- a CDS encoding uncharacterized protein (PKUD0A00660; similar to Saccharomyces cerevisiae YNL317W (PFS2); ancestral locus Anc_3.25) has product MSVPTRRVHDLDITNDQKQKQSRKTVDYFTPLGKYMITKNVYNRRRRSAFAIGSVRPDPSFITDLPPSMVSNPSIVDLNCKFTHVSTNKTRHAIHAVKWTPDARRILVSSYSGEFTLWNGLTFSFESIMQAHDLPIFSLEYSHNGKWLISGDQSGCIKYWQPNFNNVNILNKGHENTVGELKFSPNDSKFVSCSDDQTLKIWDFTTAREERVLKGHHWDVKSCDWHSSLGLVVSGSKDNLVKLWDPRDATCITTLHDFKHTVSKTIFQKGGNERLLAACSRDQSTRIFDLRMLRPISNIKSDREADLTSLAFHPIHSTMLSIGGYDGSLAHYDLSKTAEIEIFKDNNAKLGNIEEEDKKIAGKMKELRNSNDVNLKSEISDYVFNNLNNRGTPVINDAWHSIPHAHEKAIYSIEYHPLGHMLCTAGADKSMKLWCRARPGDKNAFKDLAHTGEENVKDDEFKDNNALALGGIPGLNSIPGFS; this is encoded by the coding sequence ATGAGTGTACCCACAAGAAGAGTCCACGATCTGGATATTACAAATGATCAGAAACAGAAGCAGAGCAGGAAAACAGTGGATTATTTTACCCCGTTGGGTAAGTACATGATCACGAAAAACGTATACAATAGAAGACGTCGAAGTGCATTTGCTATCGGTTCAGTTCGTCCAGATCCATCATTTATCACTGATCTTCCACCTTCAATGGTGAGCAATCCATCAATCGTTGATTTAAATTGTAAATTTACACATGTATcaacaaataaaacaaGACATGCAATACATGCAGTTAAGTGGACACCGGATGCAAGAAGGATTTTGGTATCTTCTTATAGTGGAGAATTCACTTTATGGAATGGTCTAACCTTTAGTTTTGAATCTATTATGCAAGCGCATGATTTACCAATCTTTTCATTAGAATATTCACATAATGGTAAATGGTTAATTAGCGGAGACCAATCCGGTTGTATTAAATACTGGCAACCGAACTTCAATAATGTCAATATCTTAAATAAGGGACATGAAAATACTGTAGGggaattgaaattttcGCCTAACGATTCAAAGTTTGTTAGTTGTTCAGACGatcaaactttgaaaatttggGATTTCACAACAGCCAGGGAGGAGAGAGTTTTAAAAGGTCACCATTGGGACGTTAAAAGTTGCGATTGGCATTCTTCACTTGGATTAGTCGTCTCAGGATCAAAGGATAATTTAGTTAAGCTATGGGATCCTAGGGATGCGACTTGTATAACCACACTACATGATTTTAAACATACTGTTTCAAAGACGATTTTCCAGAAAGGAGGTAATGAAAGACTATTGGCAGCATGCTCAAGAGATCAATCAACACGTATTTTTGACTTAAGGATGTTAAGGCCTATCAGTAATATAAAAAGTGACAGAGAGGCCGATTTAACATCCCTTGCATTTCATCCAATACATTCTACAATGTTATCAATTGGCGGTTATGATGGATCTTTAGCACACTATGATCTGTCCAAGACAGCCGAAATAgagattttcaaagataacAACGCCAAACTGGGGAATATCGAAGAGGAggataaaaaaattgcagGCAAAATGAAGGAACTTAGGAATTCGAACGATGttaatttgaaaagtgAAATATCAGattatgttttcaataatttgaaCAACCGTGGAACACCCGTAATAAACGATGCATGGCATTCTATTCCACATGCACACGAAAAGGCAATTTATTCTATCGAATACCATCCACTAGGTCATATGTTATGCACTGCGGGTGCTGATAAATCAATGAAACTGTGGTGCCGTGCCAGACCAGGAGACAAAAACGCATTTAAAGACTTGGCACATACAGGCGAGGAAAATGTTAAAGATGACGAGTTCAAGGATAATAATGCTCTTGCGTTAGGAGGTATACCTGGTCTAAACAGTATACCTGGTTTCAGTTAG
- a CDS encoding uncharacterized protein (PKUD0A00670; similar to Saccharomyces cerevisiae YPL183C (RTT10); ancestral locus Anc_6.177), which produces MVVEKKKNHSQEISSTPQMVEVKMIPVQHMGPICSLKILSDGLLLAGNGPTLEIYNYVTGEKLFKRIVFKRNKIHGIEFIKNGEAFQLVVWGGRSLSIFTLDQFKDENFELPLLGVGDWIFHCVFQSSTDLYILNSHNVVHHVTLVSDRPKLLETIDCNWKSILYSGTLHLNRDNNKITVLAGTVMNGILVWELETAKVKHNLTLHEGSIFSVNASPDGRYLISCSDDRSIKVWDMESGNLLSNGWGHGSRIWGLTIYNMTADGFNMLSCSEDCTARIWTFKDGADEIKQERIILGHTGRHVWSLAVDDEKMIGFTGGADGKILVTDLNEQGRKGYWGHRWELKDIFRECNYDLEKGELIKEYVDFGYGLYAVTSEGKAMVLKDHKSWSPLFTDSRFEKFCVLKGFESSPICVLGSKLGRVIIMKFNENCEVIQQNEIDLSSHFNRLNNILIHEYDGKYFALFESPNPKHPLVYQEFDPVTLQVLYEVLLEKPDEKVCVSSVEYNKAKEYLLVGCRYATLIVYQIKSAENKPTKVYSHLFKGDTISSLKSLDHEECIFHLTNKDGTYHLMKIHDNLQYEFLQSSRIQKGFLEGGFKIPNGDLIFYGFKSDSFFIWNETKQYEILREICGGPHRRWFFKHWVNESDNRLKYRLIYTRASEVQLVEKGEAEAVETLATGLHGREVRDICIVDAEDENEKVVITGAEDTTLKIGTLKENGDFQLHWTYREHVAGLQSIHAINRNYIITSSAREELFIWKITECDGKKCMSMNASLKPSEKNPDLRIMNFDSIEVFSENTARGCLIVAVYSNSAIKVVYFDFEEKKFSTLIDDAYMQCCIFHVRFVCIGGKLHIMIGSTNGHLTIYDISETTDKYFVAEYEENSVKLRKKPVDVGMQIMKLGKLLINQQIHQSSIRALATTQTSQNEVSIVTGGDDNAIALLRLYKCPGSQTKLDLKSFEASAASSTITTITHVNKNQVLIGAVDQSIKLWNINNGLKLVANKYSTVADIGCSEITHFANGKKYALIGGAGLSIWNL; this is translated from the coding sequence ATGGtggttgaaaaaaaaaagaaccaTAGTCAAGAAATCTCTAGTACCCCGCAGATGGTAGAGGTTAAGATGATTCCGGTTCAGCATATGGGTCCCATTTGTTCACTGAAAATTCTTTCTGATGGACTTTTACTTGCTGGTAACGGGCCAACATTAGAAATTTACAATTACGTAACAGGTGAAAAATTATTTAAAAGGATcgttttcaaaagaaataaaattcATGGTATTGAGTTTATCAAAAACGGTGAAGCATTCCAACTTGTTGTTTGGGGAGGTAGATCTTTGTCTATTTTCACGTTAGATCAATTCAAGGACGAAAATTTTGAGTTACCACTTTTAGGTGTCGGTGATTGGATTTTCCATTGTGTATTTCAAAGTTCAACTGATTTGTATATCTTAAACTCACACAATGTTGTTCACCATGTCACACTCGTTTCCGATAGGCCGAAATTATTGGAAACCATAGACTGTAATTGGAAATCTATCCTCTATTCAGGTACTCTACACTTAAATAgagacaacaacaaaattaCAGTGTTAGCGGGCACTGTTATGAATGGTATTTTAGTTTGGGAATTAGAGACTGCAAAAGTTAAGCATAACCTGACTTTACATGAAGGTTCGATTTTTAGCGTTAATGCTTCACCTGATGGTAGGTATTTAATTAGCTGTTCTGATGACAGATCCATAAAAGTGTGGGACATGGAGTCTGGTAATTTATTATCTAATGGCTGGGGTCATGGTTCTCGTATATGGGGATTGACCATCTATAATATGACCGCCGATGGGTTCAACATGCTCAGTTGTTCAGAAGACTGCACTGCTCGTATTTGGACTTTCAAAGACGGTGCTGATGAAATAAAGCAAGAGAGGATTATATTAGGACACACTGGTAGACACGTTTGGAGTTTGGCTGTTGACGATGAGAAAATGATAGGATTCACTGGTGGTGCAGATGGTAAAATCTTAGTTACTGATTTAAATGAGCAGGGTAGAAAAGGATATTGGGGTCATAGGTGGGAATTAAAAGATATATTTAGAGAGTGCAATTATGATTTAGAGAAAGGTGAGCTCATAAAAGAGtatgttgattttggcTATGGTTTGTATGCAGTCACCTCCGAAGGAAAAGCGATGGTACTAAAGGATCATAAATCATGGTCTCCACTGTTTACCGATTCCAggtttgagaaattttGTGTTTTGAAAGGTTTTGAAAGTTCGCCTATTTGTGTATTAGGCAGCAAGCTAGGTAGAGTCATTATCATGAAGTTCAATGAAAATTGTGAGGTGATCCaacaaaatgaaattgatcTTTCTTCCCATTTTAACAGATTGAATAACATTCTGATTCATGAGTACGATGGTAAATATTTTGCTCTTTTTGAATCACCTAATCCTAAGCACCCATTGGtttatcaagaatttgACCCAGTTACTCTACAAGTCCTGTATGAAGTTTTGTTAGAAAAACCGGATGAAAAGGTATGTGTTAGTTCTGTTGAATATAATAAAGCGAAGGAGTATCTTTTAGTTGGTTGTAGGTATGCTACATTGATTGTATATCAAATCAAATCCGCAGAAAACAAACCTACGAAAGTTTACAGTCATTTATTCAAAGGTGATACTATTTCCTCTTTAAAGTCTTTAGATCATGAAGAGTGTATTTTCCATTTGACTAACAAAGATGGTACATACCACCTCATGAAAATACATGATAATCTCCAGTACGAGTTCCTCCAGAGCAGCAGAATTCAAAAGGGTTTTCTCGAAGGTGGTTTCAAGATTCCTAATGGGGACTTAATTTTCTATGGCTTTAAATCCGAtagttttttcatttggaatgaaacaaaacaataTGAAATCTTACGTGAGATTTGTGGTGGTCCACATCGACGTTGGTTTTTTAAACACTGGGTAAATGAATCTGATAATCGCCTGAAATATAGACTGATTTACACACGTGCTTCTGAAGTACAATTGGTTGAAAAGGGTGAAGCTGAAGCTGTCGAAACGCTTGCCACAGGACTTCATGGTAGGGAGGTCAGAGATATTTGTATTGTTGATGCTGAGGACGAAAATGAAAAGGTTGTCATAACCGGTGCCGAAGATACCACATTGAAAATTGGTACATTGAAGGAGAACGGTGATTTCCAGCTACATTGGACTTATAGAGAACATGTGGCTGGTTTGCAATCTATCCATGCCATTAATAGAAACTATATCATAACATCTTCAGCTAGGGAGGAATTATTCATATGGAAAATCACTGAATGTGACGGAAAGAAGTGTATGAGTATGAATGCATCCTTGAAGCCAAGTGAAAAGAACCCAGATTTAAGAATTATGAATTTTGACTCCATTGAGGTTTTTTCGGAGAATACAGCAAGAGGATGCCTAATTGTCGCAGTATATTCTAATTCCGCCATTAAAGTTGTTTACTTTGATTTCgaagaaaagaagtttAGCACTTTGATTGATGACGCTTACATGCAATGCTGCATTTTTCATGTCAGGTTTGTTTGTATTGGCGGAAAACTGCATATCATGATTGGTTCTACAAATGGGCATCTTACAATTTATGATATCTCAGAAACTACCGacaaatattttgttgCTGAGTATGAGGAAAACAGTGtcaaattgagaaaaaaacctGTTGATGTTGGTATGCAAATAATGAAGCTAGGTAAACTATTAATCAATCAGCAGATTCATCAATCGTCAATCAGGGCACTAGCAACAACACAAACTTCCCAAAATGAAGTTTCAATAGTGACTGGTGGTGATGATAATGCTATTGCACTTTTGAGGCTCTACAAATGTCCCGGATCCCAAACCAAGCTTGACCTCAAGTCGTTTGAAGCATCCGCTGCTTCTTCTACAATTACAACTATCACACATGTCAACAAAAACCAAGTTCTTATTGGTGCGGTTGACCAATCAATTAAGTTATGGAACATTAACAATGGTTTGAAATTGGTTGCCAACAAATACTCTACCGTTGCTGACATTGGGTGTTCCGAGATTACGCATTTtgcaaatggaaaaaaatatgctTTGATTGGTGGTGCTGGtctttcaatttggaatttgTAA
- a CDS encoding uncharacterized protein (PKUD0A00690; similar to Saccharomyces cerevisiae YGL094C (PAN2); ancestral locus Anc_6.176) — protein MYTSVKAHNEPILKIINHKKGVLSLSFGSIRLGTSEGVTLFNIHSEELKGLNTMSYTSNTQTELLVAGDKDATGSRIFKVDTVNHCISGSFHYPHTVVMMETNLKYIILGRSDGFIDIMDPKTHNILKTFKGHSSGISDISVKDNNLLTSGFSVKKEQFIPDTFVNSFDLKSLTTLPPIPFPAGAAKVFHHPTMPNVILISSSAGHMNFLDVKNPTRLNIYQAEISTYITAFDMATSGSFLAFVDGSHKLSLWSSKSNEPNSGFALFNSPLTYPTPVSEVIPAENHIVSPESPLSLVKVPPFHTPLLSAFPSDLVFKVGALPRQIDPEIQRSSEVVNGVVVARYNREKFGPRNLANKYTSISSLTKNGTVIPRFLSEKDDDSEIDDYENAQNKIKEEAIANEIFSLKSTNNDVPNAYKQLSILYSKFGVDDFDFDIYNKTKYSGLEINSGNSFLNPILQLYRFIAPIFNHALLSLSEDVTMEPNLLVELGYLYDMMNKSNGKHCAASNFQIIFSQLEKAKQLGLTKDTSMSRDDFKQRRLIQTFNRFLLDRLALDECKLYGTEQPNRLNDICGVLTETNIFSNFCSLTHKRVAMYHSIDINTLPSLLTIPTTVTILNYMEASINKHAQQSITCENCAQIHPVNASLTINKLSHVVVLNIDLTNHQMNEIRYLTGWLVPNFYYALSPLGTPVLRTNTIGGTATDMKRYELIGYTAQITNRDNESHLVTYSKIRKNANDSGTWYLFNDFLSMEVTEEEVLQVAHWWKKPVVVVYKEVGIYDEFNPNIYMENLNKDILYRDQFVSGDRENKLIDYTLLSKDEEIKPGTLVALDAEFVELSPAEYEFNSDGSKTLVRPAKLSLARISVVRGEGKREGECFIDDYIATDEPVHDYKTAYSGITHGDLDPKVSNKSLVHLQVAYRRIWLLLNMGCVFIGHWLSSDFRMINIYIPPTQVRDTGKLFYLKKERRKLGLKFLAHHVLKKDVQMSNHNSIEDAVSSLLLYKEYLKLKESGQFDSVLSKIYLEGQFSNFKIPTEITLRKG, from the coding sequence ATGTACACATCTGTGAAGGCACATAATGAGccaatattgaaaataatcaACCATAAAAAAGGTGTGTTATCCTTGTCTTTTGGTTCTATCCGCTTAGGAACATCTGAAGGAGTCACacttttcaatattcaTTCAGAAGAACTAAAAGGTCTCAATACAATGTCATATACTTCAAATACCCAAACTGAATTGTTAGTTGCGGGCGACAAGGATGCAACTGGTTCTCGGATTTTTAAAGTTGATACTGTTAATCATTGCATCTCGGGTTCTTTTCATTACCCACATACTGTTGTCATGATGGAGACAAATTTGAAGTATATTATACTGGGAAGAAGCGATGGCTTTATTGATATAATGGACCCTAAAACTCATAACATACTAAAGACTTTCAAGGGGCATTCTTCAGGTATTTCAGATATTTCCGTAAAGGACAATAACCTTCTTACGAGTGGATTTTCAGTGAAAAAAGAACAGTTTATTCCTGACACTTTTGTGAATTCGTTTGATCTCAAATCATTAACTACTCTACCACCAATCCCGTTTCCGGCGGGTGCTGCTAAAGTATTTCACCATCCGACGATGCCAAATgtaattttgatttcatcatctgcCGGTCATATGAATTTTTTAGATGTGAAAAATCCTACAAGGCTGAATATATATCAGGCAGAAATTTCTACATATATCACTGCATTTGATATGGCAACATCGGGTTCGTTTTTGGCTTTTGTTGATGGATCGCATAAATTGAGTTTGTGGTCAAGCAAGTCCAACGAACCGAATTCAGGATTTGCTCTTTTTAACTCTCCTCTAACTTACCCGACACCCGTCAGCGAGGTAATACCTGCAGAAAATCATATTGTTTCTCCTGAAAGCCCACTGAGTTTAGTTAAAGTTCCCCCATTTCATACGCCACTATTATCCGCATTTCCTAGTGACCTCGTTTTCAAAGTGGGGGCTTTGCCTAGGCAAATCGATCCAGAGATTCAAAGAAGCTCAGAAGTAGTTAATGGGGTAGTCGTGGCACGATATAATCGGGAAAAGTTTGGGCCAAGAAACCTTGCAAACAAGTACACCAGTATTTCGTCACTAACAAAAAATGGGACAGTAATTCCCCGGTTCTTAAGTGAAAAGGATGATGACAGTGAAATCGATGATTACGAAAATGctcaaaataaaataaaggaaGAGGCCATAGCAAATGAAATATTTAGTTTAAAATCTACAAATAACGATGTACCCAATGCTTACAAACAGCTATCAATATTATACAGTAAGTTCGGTGTCGACGATTTCGATTTCGACATATACAATAAAACCAAATACTCTGGTCTTGAAATTAATTCAGGAAACTCATTTTTGAATCCAATCTTACAATTGTACAGATTTATTGCTCCAATATTCAACCATGCACTTTTGTCTCTATCAGAAGATGTTACTATGGAACCAAACTTACTTGTTGAATTGGGGTACTTATATGATATGATGAACAAATCAAATGGTAAGCATTGTGCTGCttccaattttcaaattatctTCTCTCAACTTGAAAAGGCTAAACAACTTGGTCTAACAAAAGATACAAGTATGTCTCGGGATGACTTCAAACAAAGAAGGCTAATACAAACATTTAATAGATTTTTATTGGATAGACTAGCGCTTGATGAGTGTAAACTTTACGGGACGGAGCAACCCAATAGATTAAACGACATATGCGGAGTTCTAACAGAAACTAacatattttcaaacttttgcTCTTTAACTCACAAGCGGGTAGCAATGTATCACTCAATTGACATTAACACGTTACCATCACTGCTCACAATTCCTACCACAGTTACTATTTTGAACTATATGGAAGCTTCAATAAACAAACATGCCCAACAAAGTATAACTTGTGAAAACTGTGCTCAAATTCACCCCGTTAATGCGTCTCTAACCATTAACAAATTATCACATGTGGTTGTACTTAACATTGACTTAACGAATCATCAAATGAACGAGATAAGGTACTTGACGGGATGGTTAGTTCCAAATTTTTATTATGCTCTTTCTCCGTTAGGAACCCCAGTGCTAAGAACAAATACAATTGGGGGAACAGCAACAGATATGAAAAGATACGAACTTATAGGATACACTGCACAAATTACCAATAGAGACAATGAAAGTCATTTGGTGACCTACTCTAAAATACGGAAGAACGCAAACGATTCAGGTACATGGTAtcttttcaatgattttctGTCCATGGAGGttacagaagaagaagtgCTACAGGTTGCACATTGGTGGAAAAAacctgttgttgttgtctATAAAGAAGTCGGAATTTATGATGAGTTTAACCctaatatatatatggaaaatttgaataaagATATTCTCTATAGAGATCAATTTGTGAGTGGTGATAGAGAAAACAAACTTATTGATTACACTCTATTAAGTaaggatgaagaaatcaaaccAGGAACGTTAGTTGCTCTTGATGCAGAATTTGTTGAGCTTTCTCCCGCAGAATATGAATTTAATAGTGACGGATCTAAAACCCTGGTGAGGCCTGCAAAACTTTCACTTGCTCGAATATCTGTAGTTAGAGGAGAGGGTAAGAGGGAAGGCGAGTGTTTTATCGATGATTATATTGCAACTGATGAGCCAGTCCATGACTACAAAACTGCATATTCCGGAATCACTCACGGAGATTTAGATCCCAAAGtttcaaacaaaagtttGGTCCATCTGCAAGTTGCTTATAGAAGAATATGGCTTCTCCTAAACATGGGATGTGTATTCATTGGACACTGGCTTTCAAGTGATTTTAGAATGataaatatttatattCCACCTACACAAGTCCGAGACACAGGAAAGTTGTtctatttgaaaaaggaaagacGTAAACTAGGTTTGAAATTCTTAGCTCACCATGTATTAAAGAAAGACGTCCAGATGAGCAACCATAATTCCATAGAGGATGCAGTTTCATCACTACTTTTGTACAAAGAATAcctaaaattgaaggaatCAGGCCAGTTCGATAGCGTTCTCTCTAAAATATATCTTGAGGGACAGTTTTCGAATTTCAAGATTCCGACTGAAATAACTTTAAGGAAGGGATAA
- a CDS encoding uncharacterized protein (PKUD0A00680; similar to Saccharomyces cerevisiae YPL183W-A (RTC6); ancestral locus Anc_6.178), whose translation MLFNNFKLGLQRIGAAAAVNKHACAHNHSHLNMKIQPNFMTNLARTYKIRTAVKKFCSECYIARRKGRVYVLCKANPKHKQKQA comes from the coding sequence ATGCTTTTTAACAACTTTAAACTCGGTTTGCAAAGGATTGGTGCAGCAGCTGCGGTAAACAAGCATGCGTGCGCTCATAATCACTCTCATTTGAACATGAAGATTCAACCTAATTTCATGACAAATTTGGCAAGAACTTACAAGATCAGAACCGCTGTCAAGAAGTTTTGCTCAGAATGTTATATTGCtagaagaaaaggaagagtTTACGTCCTTTGTAAAGCTAATCCTAAACACAAGCAAAAGCAAGCTTAA